The sequence below is a genomic window from Deltaproteobacteria bacterium.
CCATTTCAACAGTTCGTAGCGTTCCCGGTTGCGCTCATATTCCATGGCGACATTTTTTCCCAGAGCGTCCGGACTGCCGTAGTAGTCCACCTGGATGGAGTGATCGACAATCAGTTCCACGGGCACCAGGGGATTGATCTTTCCCGGGTCGCCGCCAAGCTCGCGGACGGCATCCCGCATGGCGGCAAGGTCCACAACCGCCGGAACTCCCGTAAAATCCTGCATCAACACCCTGCCCGGGTGATACGGAATCTCCACCGGCTCCGGGTAATGCCGCCGCCAACCGGCAATATGTTTAAGGTCATCCTCGCCGACGATGCTGCCGTCCATCTTTCTCAGAAGGTTTTCCACCAGAACCCTTATGGAATACGGCAGCCGCTGAATGTCGGCGATTCCGTTTTTCTCAAGTAAGGATATGTCGACAATGTTGTATTTTTTTCCGTCCACTTCTATCGTGCGTACATACGACTCAGATTTCATGATGATTCTCCATCTCCTCGATGCAACCGGTTTTCTACCGTGCCTTGCCCTCGGCGCCACCATAGGCAAACTTGGGCTGGGCCGCAATCAACCGGCGGGTGTACGCATGCTGCGGGGCGCGGATGATCTCTTCGGTTTTGCCGGTCTCCACGATTTCGCCTTGATGGATCACCGCGATTCTGTCGCATAAATAGCGCGCGGCAGCAAGATTGTGCGTGATGAATAAAAAAGTGACGCCATGGCGTTCCCGGATATCCAAAAGCAAACGGAACAACTGGATAGCGATGGTTGCATCCAGCATGGAAGCGGGTTCGTCGGCAACCACGAATTCGGGTTTCAACACCATGGCACGGGCGATGGCCACGCGCTGCCGCTGCCCGCCGCTGAGCTGATGAGGATAACGGTACAAATAATCGGTGCCCGGGGACATGCCCACCACTTCCAGGGATTTCATCACCTTGTCCCGCCGGTCCCTCCTCGATCCCTTGCCGTGTATGGCCAGCGGTTCCGCAATCGTGTCGAGAATCGAAAGGTGAGGGTTGAGCGACTGGTAAGGGTCCTGGAAAATCATCTGCACCTTCATGCGGAATGCCTTCAAACCCGCCCCCTTAAGGTGCCCAACCTCATCGTCTCCCAGGCGGATGCTCCCCTTATCGGGATTTTCCAGCTTGACCACCAAACGCCCCATGGTGGTCTTGCCGCTGCCGCTTTGTCCGACAAGGCCGAAGATTTCCCCCCTGCCTATTTCCAGGGAGACATCGTTTAAAGCGATCACCCGTTGCCCGGAATCACCGAAGAGACCTGTGCTCGCTTTGTATGTCTTCGATATGCCGTTCAACCGCATGATCGTCTTGCTCTCAATTGCCGCCATCTTCTCCGTCCTCTTGTTTTTCAAGGTTGGCGCTAAGAAGTCAAGCTACAAAGGGCCCTGTGGGTCGGTGTCGCCTGCCGGTATTCGGGCGCACGGTTTTCACACATCGCCGATGCATGCGGGCACATTTTATAAAACCGGCACCCGGTCGGCGCTGCAATCAGGTCGGGCGTTCTCCCTATCATTTCCAGCGGTGCCGGCCGGTCACCCTCCAGCGTCAGGTAGGAAGTAAGCAAAAGACGCGTGTAGGGGTGAATGGGGGTGTTGAACACCTCCTCCCGGGAACCGAACTCCACAATCTGCCCGGCATACATCACGGCGATATCATGGCAGACATTGGCCACAACGGCGATATCGTGAGAAATGAAGATCACGCTGATGTTCATTCTGTCCTGAATGGACCGGATCTCCTGCAGGATCTGATCCTGTACGATGACGTCCAAAGCGGTTGTGGGTTCGTCCGCTATGACCAGTTTGGGGTTGCATGCCAGGGCCATGGCAATAACGGCCCGTTGTTTCATGCCGCCGCTGAACTGATGCGGATAAGCCCTCATGCGCTCCCTGGGCATCTCCACGAGGTCGAAGAGTGCCTCGACGCGTCCCTGCAACGCCTCCTTCGATATGCCGGGTTCGTGGGTGGCGATAGCCTCTCGCAGCTGCGCATCGACACGGTGAACGGGGTTCAGTGCGTTCATGGCCGCCTGAAAGATCATGGCGATTTCATTCCAGCGAACCTCGCGAATGCCTTTATCCGACAGTTGAACGAGGTCTTGGCCACCGTACAGGATCCTGCCCCGCGTCACCCGGCCGTTTTCGGGAAGAAGGCGCATCAGCGCCATGCCCAGGGTCGTCTTTCCACAGCCCGACTCACCGACGAAGCCGAGCGAGCGGCCCTCTTCGAGCTCAAACGAAATGTCGTCGACGGCTTTCAGCACCCCTTTTTTGGTTTGATAGCTGACACATAAATTTTCGACCGATATCAACGTCATATTATTCCGAAAACTCCTCTTTCCTCAACCGCGGATCAAGGACTTCGTCCATGGCCCTTCCCAACATGTAAAAAGAAAGGGTTATCAAGGAGATGCAGATCCCCGGCGGCAAAAGCCAGTAAGGTGCCTGAAACATGTGACCCGTTTTCCAAACCCACTGCAGCATCATCCCCCAACTCACCTGGCTGGGGTCGCCGAATCCCAGGAATGCCAGCGCCGCCTCAACAAGAATGGCGGAAGTCACTCGAAACGTCATGTAAAGAAATGACAGGGGCAGAACATTGGGCATAATGTGCCGGAATATGATCCTGATGTGCGACGCACCCGCCACCTTGGCCGCTTCGATGAACGGCCGCTCTTTGAGGGTCAGTGTTTGCGCCCTGATAACGCGGGAAACCCCCGGCCAGCGCAACAGGGCGATCAAAAGCACGATCAGCCATATGTTAAGCTGCCCGAACAGTGCCGCCAGGAGCAGCAGGATCAACAGGGACGGCATGACCATGATCATATCCGCCAGCCGCATGAGCAGCATATCCACGAATCCGCCCATATATCCGGCAAGCATGCCGACGATCGTTCCCAGCACGATGCTGATGAAGGCTGCCGAAAGGCCGACCATGAAGGCTATTTTGGCGCCCTCCAACAATTGTGTGAATATGTCCCGCCCGATGAAGTCCGTACCCAGCCAGTGGCGCCAGCCCGGTCCGGTAGCGTGCGAGATCAGCGGATCCACACCGGTCATGGGATCATACATCGGGCCGAAAAGCGGTGTAAAAAAGCTGGCCACGGCCATAAGCGCGAAAAGAACCAGCAGCGTCAACCCGATCTTTCCCAGAAGATTTTCCCTGAAAATAGCCCACCCCTTGGCCAACCTGTCAAACAAATGAACTCTTTCCGATAGGTTACTCATTTGGTTTTCTCACTAAACGAAGTTTAATTACCTAAAAAATGCGCCGCACTTTTTAGTAACGGATCCGCGGATCCAGATACGCATAAAGCACGTCGACAATCAGGTTAGCCGTCAACACGACCGCGGCTATCAATAAAAAACAGGCCTGGGCCAGAGGGTAATCATTGTTGCTTACGGCAAACACCAGCTCCTTGCCGATACCCGGCCAGGTAAAAACGGTTTCGGTCAAGGCACCGCCGTTAATGGAAAACGCCAGGCTCAAGCCGACGCTGGTTATAACGGGAAGCGCCGCGTTCCTGGCTGCATGGTGGTTTCTCACCGCCTTTTCCGTCAGCCCTTTTGCGCGGGCCGTGACGATGTAGTCCTCCTTGAGCGTTCCCAGCATGCTGCTGCGCATGAGCAGCAGATAGGATCCGGTCTGAATCACGAAAAGGGTCATTAACGGGAGCAGCATGTGGTGGATCACATCCAACCCCTTTACCAGAAAATTGGAATTTCCCCTGACCCACACTTCGGGTGAGATAATACCGTTCAGCGGAAACCACCCGACCTTGTATCCCAGGATCCACACCAGCATCAATGCGAACCAGGGAACAAACAGCGTATGGCAGACAAGCGCACCGAGCGTCATCCAGGTGTCACTTTTCCTGCCCTTGTGCCAGGCGGCAATCTTACCTAAAAACACACCGGCCAGCGCTGCCAGGATAGTGGAGGTGGTGAAGA
It includes:
- a CDS encoding ATP-binding cassette domain-containing protein → MAAIESKTIMRLNGISKTYKASTGLFGDSGQRVIALNDVSLEIGRGEIFGLVGQSGSGKTTMGRLVVKLENPDKGSIRLGDDEVGHLKGAGLKAFRMKVQMIFQDPYQSLNPHLSILDTIAEPLAIHGKGSRRDRRDKVMKSLEVVGMSPGTDYLYRYPHQLSGGQRQRVAIARAMVLKPEFVVADEPASMLDATIAIQLFRLLLDIRERHGVTFLFITHNLAAARYLCDRIAVIHQGEIVETGKTEEIIRAPQHAYTRRLIAAQPKFAYGGAEGKAR
- a CDS encoding ABC transporter ATP-binding protein, with amino-acid sequence MTLISVENLCVSYQTKKGVLKAVDDISFELEEGRSLGFVGESGCGKTTLGMALMRLLPENGRVTRGRILYGGQDLVQLSDKGIREVRWNEIAMIFQAAMNALNPVHRVDAQLREAIATHEPGISKEALQGRVEALFDLVEMPRERMRAYPHQFSGGMKQRAVIAMALACNPKLVIADEPTTALDVIVQDQILQEIRSIQDRMNISVIFISHDIAVVANVCHDIAVMYAGQIVEFGSREEVFNTPIHPYTRLLLTSYLTLEGDRPAPLEMIGRTPDLIAAPTGCRFYKMCPHASAMCENRAPEYRQATPTHRALCSLTS
- a CDS encoding ABC transporter permease, whose amino-acid sequence is MFDRLAKGWAIFRENLLGKIGLTLLVLFALMAVASFFTPLFGPMYDPMTGVDPLISHATGPGWRHWLGTDFIGRDIFTQLLEGAKIAFMVGLSAAFISIVLGTIVGMLAGYMGGFVDMLLMRLADMIMVMPSLLILLLLAALFGQLNIWLIVLLIALLRWPGVSRVIRAQTLTLKERPFIEAAKVAGASHIRIIFRHIMPNVLPLSFLYMTFRVTSAILVEAALAFLGFGDPSQVSWGMMLQWVWKTGHMFQAPYWLLPPGICISLITLSFYMLGRAMDEVLDPRLRKEEFSE
- a CDS encoding ABC transporter permease produces the protein MELRKFILRRLVEIGVIFFVILTVLFVLFRIAPGDPVARMVDPMWTPEDVQHVISQLGLDQPIWTQYLYYLKNFFGGNFGISFHYGEPVLDIIWKRLPNTILLFTTSTILAALAGVFLGKIAAWHKGRKSDTWMTLGALVCHTLFVPWFALMLVWILGYKVGWFPLNGIISPEVWVRGNSNFLVKGLDVIHHMLLPLMTLFVIQTGSYLLLMRSSMLGTLKEDYIVTARAKGLTEKAVRNHHAARNAALPVITSVGLSLAFSINGGALTETVFTWPGIGKELVFAVSNNDYPLAQACFLLIAAVVLTANLIVDVLYAYLDPRIRY